A stretch of Exiguobacterium sp. BMC-KP DNA encodes these proteins:
- the recU gene encoding Holliday junction resolvase RecU — protein sequence MVLNYPNGKKFQKPLESHGTQIKKARSTESTFSNRGMTLEKLLNESNTFYLTHNRAIIHKKPTPLQIVQVDYPKRSAAVVKEAYFKQPSTTDYNGVYRGKYIDFEAKETTNKTSFPIKNFHPHQIAHMRQCVEHGGICFVIIRFSLYNVQYVLSVEHVFPWWDQLESGRKSIPLTAIEQDGIKVETGAYPAIDYLKAVDELYFNSDTF from the coding sequence ATCGTTTTGAATTACCCGAATGGGAAAAAATTTCAAAAGCCACTCGAGTCGCATGGAACCCAAATTAAGAAGGCGCGATCAACCGAGTCAACCTTTTCAAATCGAGGAATGACGCTCGAAAAATTATTGAATGAAAGCAATACGTTTTATCTAACCCATAATCGGGCAATCATTCACAAGAAACCCACTCCGTTACAAATTGTCCAAGTCGATTATCCAAAGCGATCGGCTGCTGTCGTTAAGGAGGCCTATTTCAAGCAACCGTCGACAACCGATTATAATGGTGTGTATCGTGGAAAATATATTGATTTCGAAGCGAAAGAGACGACGAATAAAACCTCTTTCCCAATAAAAAATTTTCACCCCCATCAAATCGCACACATGCGTCAATGTGTCGAACATGGAGGAATTTGTTTTGTCATCATTCGATTCAGTCTGTATAATGTGCAATATGTGCTTTCAGTCGAGCACGTGTTCCCCTGGTGGGATCAGCTAGAAAGCGGACGGAAATCAATTCCGCTGACAGCAATCGAACAAGACGGTATTAAAGTCGAGACTGGAGCGTACCCTGCCATCGATTATTTAAAGGCAGTGGACGAACTATATTTCAATTCAGACACTTTTTGA
- a CDS encoding DUF1798 family protein encodes MTIEPLLQEIERIYQEGRAGTEYDFNRDVVPFVERADQLIAEWQMNAQDSPYLRPSMVESAVDQLKQISVQAFQPKTSLKRFNETIKSVRYIDRLMNGEE; translated from the coding sequence ATGACAATTGAACCGTTATTACAAGAGATTGAACGTATTTATCAAGAAGGACGTGCCGGAACCGAATATGACTTTAATCGAGACGTCGTGCCGTTCGTTGAACGAGCTGATCAATTGATAGCTGAGTGGCAAATGAATGCCCAAGATAGTCCTTACCTACGACCGAGCATGGTTGAAAGTGCAGTCGATCAACTGAAGCAAATTTCTGTTCAAGCCTTTCAACCGAAAACGAGTCTGAAACGTTTTAATGAAACGATTAAATCCGTTCGTTATATTGATCGATTAATGAACGGAGAAGAATAA
- a CDS encoding DUF3800 domain-containing protein, translating to MNKRVQSNVKGVDVKGFPKNSTPAPKKYIMFVDETGTPKGNTQFNLTGVLMEYKYAIDSDETGEPSPLRKRLMDFKAKVFEDPHIPLHLKEILKAEHPYGKEDGITIDMLRHFWIALPEFLVDIDCTIVSVEVDKQKLQDFFSTPKDPYVVAFAHLMKSFYSFLDETEATSARVVLESRDDYQNLLIQKAFFDIFNSGTVHLDVEKSRQKIKGFIFAEKDSDLYQSGLEIADLVCLPLSRVRRGVIEVKPRFVHYGDENRIFKAIKDKIYIRRDSPDQDFRNWGFKKVPITKKRREWSDTPWNG from the coding sequence TTGAACAAACGGGTACAATCGAACGTCAAAGGCGTTGATGTCAAAGGATTTCCTAAGAACTCAACCCCTGCCCCGAAGAAATACATTATGTTCGTCGACGAAACTGGGACGCCAAAGGGTAATACACAATTCAACTTAACCGGCGTCTTGATGGAATATAAATATGCCATTGATTCGGATGAGACAGGTGAACCAAGTCCGCTTCGCAAACGCTTGATGGATTTCAAGGCAAAAGTCTTTGAAGATCCACATATTCCGCTCCATCTTAAAGAAATCTTAAAAGCGGAGCATCCTTACGGTAAGGAAGACGGCATCACGATTGATATGTTGCGTCACTTTTGGATTGCCTTGCCGGAATTTCTCGTTGATATCGATTGTACGATCGTCAGTGTCGAAGTCGATAAACAGAAGCTACAAGACTTTTTCTCGACTCCGAAGGATCCGTATGTCGTCGCCTTCGCTCATTTGATGAAGTCATTTTATTCCTTCCTCGATGAGACAGAAGCAACGAGTGCTCGCGTCGTTCTTGAGAGTCGTGATGATTATCAGAACTTGTTGATTCAAAAAGCGTTTTTCGATATCTTCAATTCAGGAACGGTTCATCTCGACGTCGAAAAAAGTCGTCAAAAAATCAAAGGCTTCATCTTTGCTGAAAAAGACAGCGACCTCTACCAATCCGGTCTTGAGATTGCCGATTTGGTCTGCTTACCTTTATCCCGCGTTCGTCGAGGTGTCATCGAGGTAAAACCACGGTTTGTCCATTATGGGGACGAAAACCGGATTTTTAAGGCCATCAAAGATAAAATTTATATTCGCCGCGATAGCCCAGACCAAGATTTCCGAAACTGGGGCTTCAAGAAGGTACCGATCACGAAAAAGCGTCGTGAGTGGTCTGATACTCCTTGGAATGGATAA
- the nth gene encoding endonuclease III — MLRKAEIDRIEATLEEMFPDAFCELIHRNPFELVVAVALSAQATDVLVNQVTPGLFAAYPDPSSLAAAPVEEIEDKIKRLGLYRNKAKNIKALAAQLLERHDGEVPTERAGLEALPGVGRKTANVVLSVAFDVPAFAVDTHVERVSKRLGICRWKDNVTQVEATLMRRFKRERWSKLHHQFIFFGRYHCKAQRPNCEACPLLDMCREGKKRTKGLATP; from the coding sequence ATGTTACGGAAGGCTGAAATCGATCGGATTGAAGCGACGTTAGAAGAGATGTTTCCGGATGCATTTTGTGAGCTGATTCACCGCAATCCGTTTGAACTAGTCGTCGCCGTTGCACTGAGTGCACAAGCGACCGACGTACTTGTCAATCAGGTGACGCCTGGATTATTTGCAGCTTATCCGGATCCCTCTTCACTTGCTGCGGCACCGGTCGAGGAAATCGAAGATAAAATTAAACGTCTTGGTTTGTATCGGAATAAAGCGAAAAACATCAAGGCGCTTGCGGCACAATTACTCGAACGACATGACGGTGAAGTTCCGACAGAGCGAGCGGGTCTAGAAGCATTGCCTGGTGTTGGACGTAAGACGGCGAACGTTGTCTTATCTGTTGCTTTCGATGTCCCGGCATTTGCTGTCGACACACATGTTGAACGTGTTTCAAAACGCCTCGGGATCTGTCGCTGGAAAGATAACGTCACACAGGTCGAAGCGACCTTGATGCGTCGTTTCAAGCGAGAGCGTTGGTCGAAACTGCATCATCAGTTCATCTTTTTTGGACGGTATCACTGTAAGGCACAACGTCCGAACTGTGAAGCATGCCCGTTACTCGACATGTGTCGAGAGGGCAAAAAAAGAACAAAAGGATTAGCTACACCATAA
- a CDS encoding DnaD domain-containing protein, translating to MNHNLVQLFEEGTVVLPKRLFTEAKRLGISFVEFTLIGQLFACRAEGMEMPSPEELSNRLGLSETETIETTLGLLQKGLLAMENVSGSERYSLVPLYEKLMAPPEQEAPNFDTINPSVFQQFERELGMMSPFQMEQIIQWLTIENISEELVLAALREAVYHNVRKMTYINQILRTWEREGIKTLEDLAGRGG from the coding sequence ATGAATCATAATTTAGTTCAATTATTCGAGGAAGGGACGGTCGTCTTACCGAAGCGGTTGTTCACGGAGGCAAAACGGTTAGGCATTAGTTTTGTCGAGTTCACGTTAATTGGTCAATTATTCGCTTGTCGGGCGGAAGGGATGGAAATGCCTTCTCCGGAAGAGTTAAGTAATCGTCTCGGATTATCTGAGACGGAAACCATTGAGACGACGCTTGGTTTGTTACAAAAAGGGCTGCTTGCGATGGAGAACGTCAGTGGATCAGAACGCTATTCGCTTGTTCCACTTTATGAAAAGCTGATGGCACCACCCGAACAGGAAGCACCGAACTTTGATACGATCAACCCGTCTGTCTTCCAACAATTCGAACGAGAACTCGGGATGATGTCACCGTTCCAAATGGAGCAGATCATCCAGTGGTTGACGATCGAGAATATTTCGGAAGAGCTTGTACTTGCTGCACTTCGAGAAGCGGTCTATCATAACGTTCGCAAGATGACTTATATCAATCAAATTCTACGAACGTGGGAACGCGAAGGCATTAAAACACTTGAGGATCTTGCCGGACGGGGAGGCTGA
- the asnS gene encoding asparagine--tRNA ligase, producing MIRDVNKHVGEEVTIGCWLANKRSSGKIAFLQLRDGSGFMQGVVVKETVGEDLFKQAKGLTQESSLWVTGVIKSDGGRTAIGHEMEISKIEVIHEAIDYPITPKAHGTDFLMDNRHLWLRSKRQHAVMVVRNELIRATYEFFNQEGFIKVDPPILTGSAPEGTTELFHTKYFDEDAYLSQSGQLYMEAAAMALGKVFSFGPTFRAEKSKTRRHLIEFWMMEPEMAFHDHEMNLEVQENYVSHLVQSALKNCRAELELLGRDLTVLENINAPFPRVKYTEAIDMLKEQGFDDIEFGDDFGAPHETAIANSFARPVFITHWPKAIKPFYMKEDPENPDFVLCDDLIAPEGYGEIVGGSQREEDHEKLLAEMKKHGLDETGAYKWYLETRQYGSVPHSGFGLGLERTVAWITGVEHVRETIPFPRLLNRLYP from the coding sequence ATGATTCGGGATGTAAACAAACATGTAGGAGAAGAAGTGACGATTGGGTGTTGGTTAGCGAACAAACGCTCAAGCGGTAAAATCGCCTTCCTCCAACTACGAGATGGCTCTGGTTTCATGCAAGGGGTTGTCGTTAAAGAAACAGTTGGCGAAGACTTGTTCAAACAAGCAAAAGGCTTAACACAAGAATCATCACTTTGGGTGACAGGTGTCATTAAATCAGATGGTGGTCGGACAGCGATCGGTCATGAAATGGAAATTTCAAAGATTGAAGTCATCCATGAAGCAATCGATTATCCAATTACACCAAAAGCACACGGTACAGACTTCTTGATGGATAATCGCCACCTTTGGTTACGTTCGAAACGTCAGCACGCTGTAATGGTCGTCCGAAACGAATTGATTCGTGCGACGTACGAATTCTTCAACCAAGAAGGATTCATCAAAGTCGATCCGCCAATCTTAACTGGTAGTGCACCAGAAGGAACGACAGAATTGTTCCACACGAAATATTTCGATGAAGATGCCTACCTGTCACAATCAGGTCAACTCTACATGGAAGCGGCAGCAATGGCACTTGGTAAGGTCTTCTCGTTCGGACCAACGTTCCGTGCTGAAAAATCAAAGACACGCCGTCACTTGATCGAATTCTGGATGATGGAGCCTGAGATGGCGTTCCACGATCACGAGATGAACCTCGAGGTTCAGGAAAACTACGTCTCGCATCTCGTTCAATCGGCATTAAAAAACTGTCGTGCTGAACTCGAGTTGCTTGGTCGTGACTTGACGGTCCTTGAAAACATCAACGCACCGTTCCCGCGCGTCAAGTATACGGAAGCGATCGACATGCTCAAAGAGCAAGGATTCGACGATATCGAATTCGGAGACGATTTCGGAGCACCACACGAGACTGCAATCGCCAACAGCTTTGCACGTCCTGTCTTCATCACGCACTGGCCTAAAGCAATTAAACCGTTCTACATGAAAGAAGATCCGGAAAACCCAGACTTCGTTCTATGTGATGATTTGATTGCTCCTGAAGGCTATGGTGAAATCGTCGGAGGATCGCAACGTGAAGAAGATCACGAGAAACTCCTCGCTGAGATGAAGAAACATGGTCTTGACGAAACGGGTGCTTATAAATGGTATCTCGAAACACGCCAATACGGTTCTGTTCCACACAGTGGCTTCGGTCTTGGTTTAGAGCGGACAGTCGCTTGGATTACAGGTGTCGAGCACGTTCGGGAAACGATTCCGTTCCCACGTTTGCTGAACCGCCTCTATCCATAA